From Sinorhizobium sp. B11:
GACGCTCTCTCGCGGGCTCAGGCCGTCATCGAGTTCACGCCTGATGGAGAGATCCTGGAGGCGAACGAGAATTTCCTCTCGGTCATGGAGTACCGGCTGGAGGAAATCCGCGGCAAGCATCACGGCATGTTCTGCGACCCGGCCTATGTACGTTCGGACGCCTACAAGGAATTCTGGAAGAAGCTAGCCGCCGGCCAGTTCGTCGCCGCGGAGTTTATGCGCATCGGCAAGGGCGGCAAGGTCGTCTGGATCCAGGCATCCTATAACCCCATCTTCGACATGAGCGGCCGCGTCTTCAAGGTCGTCAAATTCGCGACCGACGTCACCGAGCGTGTCCGCGCCGTCGATGATCTGGCCACTGGCCTGACCGCACTTGCCGAAGGCGATCTGACGAAGCGGGTCGAAAATCCTTTCCCGCCCGCGCTGGAAAAGGTCCGCACCGATTTCAACGCCGCGATCGACAAGCTCGGCAGCGCCATGCGTACGGTCCTCCTCAATGCCGAGGCGATCGCCAGCGGTGCGCGCGAAACGAAGGAAGCAGCCGACGTGCTGTCCAAACGCACCGAACAGCAGGCTGCGACAGTAGAGGAAACCGCTGCCGCACTCGATGAAATCACCCAGACCGTTGCCGACAGTGCCGGACGCGCCGCCGATGCGGGCAGCCTCGTTGCGGAAACGAAGCGCGGTGCGGAACATTCCGGCAGCATCGTCCGCAAGGCGGTCGATGCCATGGGCCAGATCGAGAAATCCTCACGCGAGATCAGCAATATCATCGGCGTGATTGACGAGATCGCCTTCCAGACCAACCTGCTGGCACTGAATGCCGGCGTCGAGGCGGCGCGCGCCGGTGAGGCCGGCAAGGGTTTTGCCGTCGTCGCCCAGGAGGTGCGCGAACTTGCACAGCGCTCGGCCAGCGCCGCCAAGGAAATCAAGGCGCTCATCACTGCTTCCTCGGAGCATGTGAAGAGTGGTGTCGACCTGGTCGGTCAGACCGGCCAGTCGCTGGAACGCATTGTTACCCAGGTCGGCAATATCGACATCAATGTCGCAGCGATCGTCGAGTCCTCCCGAGAGCAGTCGACCGGACTTGTCGAAATCAACAAGGCCGTCAACATCATGGATCAGGGCACGCAGCAAAATGCCGCCATGGTGGAGGAGACGACGGCGGCAAGTGCCCGACTTTCGTCCGAGACTGAAAACCTCCGCAATCTCGTTGCACAGTTTAGATTTGCGCAACACTCTTCCGTTAATGTCATCCATAACCGCAACGATGCTTCGCAAGGCGCAAAGCCATCGTATGGTGTGAAGGCAAAGCTCGTCCGCGCTAATGGGGGCGCATCCGCTTCTGCCCTGGCTTATGACAGTTGGGAAGAATTCTAATGGCCACAATCAATTCCACTAGCTTCAGCGGCGATACGCTCGAAATCATTGCCTTCCGCCTCCATGATCAGGAATTCTGCGTCAAGACCACGACCATCCGCGAAATCCGTGGCTGGGCGCCGTCGACGCCGATCCCGCACTCTCCGGCCGACGTCATCGGTGTCATGAACCTGCGCGGTTCGGTCATCCCGATCATCGACCTCGCCTACAAGCTCGGCATGAAGAGCACTGTTGCCAATGAGCGCAGCGCCATCGTCGTTGCCGAAGTGCACAATATGGTCATCGGCATGCTGGTCGATCGGGTTTCCGACATCCTGACGATTTCTTCCAGCCAGGTGCAACCCGTTCCTGAAGTGACCGCGTCCTTCGACCGCGCTTTCTGCGAAGGTATCATCGCTTCCGAAAATGGCATGATCTGCTTCCTGAACCTTGCAAAAATGTTCAAGGAAAACGAGACGGACGAACTGGCCGCCTGAGCGCCACGCCAGGCAGTTTGACCGAGGCAAGAACCGCCCCACAAGGGCGGTTTTTTTTGTTCAGTCTAGGTGATCTGAACGTGTAATTTTCTTCCGGAAATATATATTTATTAGTATTGACTTTTATACAGAAAATTTACCGTCCACGATCATCATCGGTTGTGAAGCATCAAGAAGATACGATTTGTGATAGGTGAAAATAACGGTTGTTGCCCGGCCGTATTTTCACGCCGCGGACCCATGCTTGTTTGGTCTTCAATTCAGGGGTTGGGCGCGAATATACGCGTCCTATTTCAGAGGGGACGGGAATGCTTGGTCTATCACCCAATTCGAAATATGTTCTCAATGCTATCTCGAAGTCACAGGCGATTATCGAATTCAACCTGACCGGAGCCATTCTCACGGCAAATGAGAATTTCTGCAAAGCGCTCGGTTACGATCTCAACGAGATTGCCGGCAAACATCACAGCATGTTCTGCGAACCGGCCTACGCGGCAACCGCCAGCTACCGGGATTTCTGGGCCCGCCTCGGCCGTGGCGAATATGATGCCGGCGCCTATAAACGCCTGGCAAAAGGCGGTCGCGAGATCTGGATACAGGCCTCTTACAACCCTGTCTTCAAGCATGGCAAACCTTTCAAGGTCGTGAAAATCGCCTCCGACATCACCGAGGCCAAGAAACGCGCCGTCGAGGACGCCGGCAAGCTCGAGGCAATTTCACGTTCGCAGGCCGTCATCGAATTTACCCCCGCAGGCGACATCCTCACGGCCAACGAGAACTTCTGCAATGGTCTTGGCTATTCGCTGTCCGAGATCGTTGGCAAGCATCACAGCATGTTCTGCGATCCAGCCTATGCGCGAAGCGACGAATACAATCAGTTCTGGCCGCGGCTGGCAAAGGGCGAGTTCATCGCCAACGAATTCGTCCGCTACGGTAAGGGCGGCAAGGAAATCTGGATCCAGGCCGCCTACAATCCGATCGCCGACGCGGATGGCAGGATCTACAAGGTCGTTAAGTTCGCAACCGACGTGACACAGCGCATGAGCGCAATTTCCCTTCTCGGCACGGCCCTGCGGCAGCTCTCAGAAGGCGATCTGACGCGGACGCTGGACACGGCCTTCGTCCCTTCGATGGAGCAGTTGCGCCACGATTTTAATGCGACGATCGACAAACTCTCCAGGACGATGAAGACCATTGGTGAGAATGCCACCGCTATCGCCGACAGTTCCCGCGAGATCGGTTCCTCGGCAGACTCTTTCTCCAAGCGGACGGAACAGCAGGCCGCTTCGGTCGAAGAAACGGCGGCAGCTCTGGAGGAGATCACCACCACGGTCAACGATTCCAGCCAGCGTGCCGACGAGGCGGGCCGCCTGGTCGGACAGACAAAACACAGTGCGGAACAATCCGGCACGGTCGTGCGCAAGGCAGTTTCGGCCATGGACCAGATCGAGCAATCCTCCCGCGAGATCACCAATATCATCGGCGTCATCGACGATATCGCCTTCCAGACCAACCTGCTGGCACTTAACGCCGGCGTCGAAGCGGCTCGTGCCGGTGAAGCCGGCAAGGGTTTTGCCGTCGTCGCCCAGGAGGTCCGCGAACTCGCACAGCGTTCTGCCAGAGCAGCGAAGGAGATCAAGGCGCTGATCAATACATCGAGCGAATTGGTGAAAAACGGCGTCGAACTGGTAGGACAGACCGGCAGGGCGCTGGAGGAAATCGTCGTTCAGGTTGCCAGCATCAATTCAAACGTCGCAGCGATCGTCGAAGGCTCCCGGGAACAGGCGACCGGCCTCAAGGAGATCAATCAGGCCGTCAACAGCCTCGATCAGGCAACGCAGCAGAACGCCGCCATGGTGGAGGAGAGCACGGCCGCCAGCCAGAACCTTGCCGCGGAAGCCGATGCACTGCGAACGCTGGTCTCGCAGTTCCAGCTCCCCGGCGGCAATATCGCCGCGACAAGGCATCTGACGAAGCCAGCTACTTCTCCGGCCCTGCATCTTGTCGCCCGCACTGCAAGAACCCGTGGCGCAGCGGTGACGTCTGCCGAAAGCTGGGTAGAATTCTGATCAGGCCTCATTCGGATAGCTCGTGCCGCCGCAAGAGCGGCACGAGCTCTGTACGATCATGACCTTTGGCCGACGCCGGGAAGAACGGCCCCTCTGATATTGGCCTATCGAACTGACTGTTCCGCCGGTTCCGGTTTGCGAATCAAGGGCACGGCCTGCAGCACGAGTGCGTCGAGGCCGTTCTCTTCCTTTTCCAGAATTTCGAAGAGTTGCCGCCGCATGCGCGGCTCCCAGAATTTGTTGATGTGCGTCGCAACCCCTTGCGCAGCTTCGCTTTCGGGTTGCGTCTTGAAAAAGGTTGCGATCTGGTTTGCCATATAGACAAGCTTGGTCTTGGTATCATGCGACATCGGCGATGCTTCCGGGCGACAAGCGATGTGGGTGGGTGAAAATCTCGAAATCCTCTCCGCGCACGAGAGCGACAAGCGTCATGCCGGCTTCCTCAGCCGTGCGGATGGCAAGTGCTGTCGGCGCGGATATGGCGATCAGCACGGGAGCACCAAGGATCGCCGTCTTCTGAACCATCTCGACGGACAGGCGGCTTGTGACGGCAACGGCGCCTGAAGCGCCTGTTTCACCAGCTCTGATAACAGCGCCGCAAAGCTTGTCGAGCGCATTATGCCGGCCGACATCCTCGCGCACGGCGATCAATCCCTTGCCAGGAATGTAGAAGCCGGCGCCGTGAACGGCCCGCGTCTCGCGATGCAGCGGCTGAGATTCGTTGAGCAACGCAACCGCCTGCACGATATCGGCATGCGACAGCGACAGCTCAGCCTTGGACACGTCCGGTACGGTGCGGACCGCCTGCTCGATCGACTCGATACCGCAGAGGCCGCAACCGACGGGTCCCGCCATGCTCCGCCTGCGCCTTCGCAGTGCATCCTCGACGTCGTCGAGGAGGGTCACCTGGACGTCGATACCCTTCTCGTCTTCCAGGAGTTCGATACCGGCGACCTGGCTGCGATCAGTGATAATGCCCTCGGTCAGGCTGAAGCCGACAGCGAAATCCTCGAGATCATCAGGCGTGCCCATCATGACCGCGTGCGAACTGCCGCCATAGGAAAAGGCGATCGGCACCTCCTCGGGCACGATACGCTCGCCCCGTGCCATGATACCGCCTCTCCGGGCGACTTCCGTCACGCTTATACGGGTCGGCCGTTCCGTCATTATTCCGCCGCCTCCATCTTGCCGGCGATGCGGCGGGACTGGCGGGCCTGCTCGTCATATTCGACCTGCCATTCCGACGGGCCGTTGGAGGGCGAAACCTGCACCGCCGTCACCTTGTATTCTGGGCAGTTCGTCGCCCAGTCGGAGAAGTCTGTCGTGATGACGTTTGCCTGCGTATCCGGATGATGGAAGGTCGTATAGACGACTCCGGGCGCCACGCGGTCCGTAATCAATGCGCGAAGTGTGGTATCGCCCGAGCGACTGCCGAGCTTCACCCAGTCGCCATCCCGGATACCGCGCTGTTCGGCATCATGCGGATGGATCTCCAGCCGGTCCTCCGAGTGCCAGACAACGTTATCGGTGCGGCGTGTCTGCGCACCGACATTATACTGGCTCAAAATGCGGCCGGTCGTGAGAAGCAGCGGGAAGCGCGGGCCGGTACGCTCGTCGGTCGCGACATATTCCGTACGGATGAACTTGCCCTTGCCGCGCACGAAACCATCCACATGCATGATCGGCGACCCGAGCGGATGTGTCTCGTTGCAGGGCCACTGAACCGAGCCCATCTTTTCGAGATAGTCGTAGGAGACGGATGCGAAGCTCGGAGTCGTTGCGGCGATCTCGTCCATGATCTCGGACGGATGCGTATAGTGCCAGTCGAGGCCCATTGCCTGAGCAAGCTTCTGTGTCACTTCCCAGTCCGCATAGCCGTTGCGTGGCGTCATGACCTTTCGTACGCGGTTGATGCGGCGCTCGGCATTGGTGAAGGTGCCGTCCTTTTCCAGGAAAGTAGAGCCCGGCAGGAAGACATGCGCGTAGTTCGCCGTCTCGTTCAGGAAGAGATCCTGCACCACGACACATTCCATGGCGGCAAGGCCGGCGGCGACATGCTTCGTGTCCGGATCGGACTGAAGGATATCCTCACCCTGAATGTAGAGGCCCTTGAAGGAGCCATCGACGGCAGCATCCAGCATGTTCGGAATACGCAGGCCCGGCTCGTTGTTGAGCTTCACGCCCCAGAGCTTTTCGAAAATATCGCGCGTCGCATCGTCGGAGATGTGGCGATAGCCCGGCAGCTCATGCGGGAAGGATCCCATGTCGCAGGAACCCTGCACGTTGTTCTGGCCGCGCAGTGGATTCACACCGACGCCGGGGCGGCCGATATTGCCGGTCGCCATGGCAAGGTTGGCGATCGCCATGACCGTCGTGGAACCTTGACTGTGTTCGGTGACGCCCAGACCATAATAAATGGCGCCATTGCCGCCGGTCGCAAAAAGCCGTGCAGCGCCGCGCAGATCTTCCG
This genomic window contains:
- a CDS encoding methyl-accepting chemotaxis protein, which codes for MSLFSLGATPDSRAIVTALMKSQATIEFDLQGKILNANENFCRALGYKLSDIVGKHHSIFCEPDYVASPAYREFWQKLGRGEFDTGEYKRIGKDGREVWIQASYNPLMSGGKPYKIVKLASDVTAAKLKAADAEGKIDALSRAQAVIEFTPDGEILEANENFLSVMEYRLEEIRGKHHGMFCDPAYVRSDAYKEFWKKLAAGQFVAAEFMRIGKGGKVVWIQASYNPIFDMSGRVFKVVKFATDVTERVRAVDDLATGLTALAEGDLTKRVENPFPPALEKVRTDFNAAIDKLGSAMRTVLLNAEAIASGARETKEAADVLSKRTEQQAATVEETAAALDEITQTVADSAGRAADAGSLVAETKRGAEHSGSIVRKAVDAMGQIEKSSREISNIIGVIDEIAFQTNLLALNAGVEAARAGEAGKGFAVVAQEVRELAQRSASAAKEIKALITASSEHVKSGVDLVGQTGQSLERIVTQVGNIDINVAAIVESSREQSTGLVEINKAVNIMDQGTQQNAAMVEETTAASARLSSETENLRNLVAQFRFAQHSSVNVIHNRNDASQGAKPSYGVKAKLVRANGGASASALAYDSWEEF
- a CDS encoding chemotaxis protein CheW, with amino-acid sequence MATINSTSFSGDTLEIIAFRLHDQEFCVKTTTIREIRGWAPSTPIPHSPADVIGVMNLRGSVIPIIDLAYKLGMKSTVANERSAIVVAEVHNMVIGMLVDRVSDILTISSSQVQPVPEVTASFDRAFCEGIIASENGMICFLNLAKMFKENETDELAA
- a CDS encoding PAS domain-containing methyl-accepting chemotaxis protein, with product MLGLSPNSKYVLNAISKSQAIIEFNLTGAILTANENFCKALGYDLNEIAGKHHSMFCEPAYAATASYRDFWARLGRGEYDAGAYKRLAKGGREIWIQASYNPVFKHGKPFKVVKIASDITEAKKRAVEDAGKLEAISRSQAVIEFTPAGDILTANENFCNGLGYSLSEIVGKHHSMFCDPAYARSDEYNQFWPRLAKGEFIANEFVRYGKGGKEIWIQAAYNPIADADGRIYKVVKFATDVTQRMSAISLLGTALRQLSEGDLTRTLDTAFVPSMEQLRHDFNATIDKLSRTMKTIGENATAIADSSREIGSSADSFSKRTEQQAASVEETAAALEEITTTVNDSSQRADEAGRLVGQTKHSAEQSGTVVRKAVSAMDQIEQSSREITNIIGVIDDIAFQTNLLALNAGVEAARAGEAGKGFAVVAQEVRELAQRSARAAKEIKALINTSSELVKNGVELVGQTGRALEEIVVQVASINSNVAAIVEGSREQATGLKEINQAVNSLDQATQQNAAMVEESTAASQNLAAEADALRTLVSQFQLPGGNIAATRHLTKPATSPALHLVARTARTRGAAVTSAESWVEF
- a CDS encoding formate dehydrogenase subunit delta encodes the protein MSHDTKTKLVYMANQIATFFKTQPESEAAQGVATHINKFWEPRMRRQLFEILEKEENGLDALVLQAVPLIRKPEPAEQSVR
- the fdhD gene encoding formate dehydrogenase accessory sulfurtransferase FdhD, which translates into the protein MTERPTRISVTEVARRGGIMARGERIVPEEVPIAFSYGGSSHAVMMGTPDDLEDFAVGFSLTEGIITDRSQVAGIELLEDEKGIDVQVTLLDDVEDALRRRRRSMAGPVGCGLCGIESIEQAVRTVPDVSKAELSLSHADIVQAVALLNESQPLHRETRAVHGAGFYIPGKGLIAVREDVGRHNALDKLCGAVIRAGETGASGAVAVTSRLSVEMVQKTAILGAPVLIAISAPTALAIRTAEEAGMTLVALVRGEDFEIFTHPHRLSPGSIADVA